CTGAAAAAACAACGGCCCAAGGAAATAAAAAAAGCGCTTCGATATCAAAAAGAAGAAAAAAAATGGCAACAAGATAAAATTTAACATCAAATCTGAAGTGGGCATCGCCTGTCGGTTCAACCCCGCACTCATAAGGTTTTAATTTTCCGATTTCGTATGTTTTTTTTCCAATAAAATTTGAGGCTATAATTGTAAAAATGGCAAATAATATGGCTATTACGAGCATTATAAGGATGGGTAGAAAAGAATTCAAACTATCTCCATTCATATTATTCATAATGTTACACTAAAATAAATTAATTATAAATATGCGGTTGGATATATCGTATAGAATGTATCATATAATATATTCAAAATCAATAAGAAAAATAACTTAATCTTTATGTTGTTTTAAATAGTATAACATCGTTCTGACGCCGACCCCCGTCGCACCCTTTGGATTATAAGTAAAACCTGTTTTAGTAAAGGCAGGACCTGCTATATCTATGTGGCACCATTTGACTTTCTCCGAAACGAATTCTTCCAGAAACATCCCTGCCGTTATGGCCCCGCCATATTTATTTCCTACATTTTTGACATCGGCGACAGGACTTAAGAGTTTTTCCTGCATATTATCGTCGAACGGCAATTCCCACATTTTTTCGCCGGAAATCTCGCTTGTCTTGATAATGCTGTCTATTAAGCCTTTGTCGTTTCCCATGACCCCCGAGGTATATTCGCCTAAAGCGACAACGCAGGCTCCGGTCAGGGTGGCCATGTCTATTATCTCTTCCGCCCCCTGATTCTCCGCAAAGGTCAAAGCATCCGCAAGCGTTAAACGGCCCTCCGCATCGGTATTTTCTATTTCGATAGTCTTGCCGTTAAGCGCTTTAACTATATCATCCGGCCTCTGAGCGCCGCCGTCCGGCATATTTTCGCAGGCGGCTATAATGCCGTGAACCTCCGCATTCAGGTCCAGATTAGAAATGTATTTCATTATTCCCAGGACGGCGCAGGCTCCAGACTTATCCGACTTCATAGTCGTCATAAAATCGGCCGGTTTCAAAGAAAGCCCGCCGCTATCAAAGGTTATACCCTTTCCTACTATTGCAATCTTTTTAAGTTTAATTTTTTTTGTTTTATTTTTCGGCTTATAAATCAGATGGATAAATCTGGGAGGATTTTTTGAACCCTGCGCAACCCCGTAAAAGGAAAGCATACCCTTTTTAAGTATCTCTTTCTCGTCGAATATTTCACATTCTATACCCTCTTGCGCGGACAAATCCTTCGCAATATTTGCGAGATACTCGGGTGTAGCGATATTTCCCGGCTCGTTAACTATATCTCTTGCAAAATTCGCGGCTTGGGAAGTTATTTTTCCGAATCCTATGCCTTCCTTAATATTTTCCTCTTTGTCCTTACCTGCTTTAAGCGAATCGAAATGAATCCCGACAATCTTAATATCTCCCGCTTTGCTATTATTTTTATCGTCATCTTTTGTCTTATATTTTTTAAATTCGTATAAACCTAATAATGCTCCCTCTACAACGGCTGAAGACATATAAAACAATCCGTTTTTTATATAATATTCTTCGGGCAATCCGGGAATTATAAAAATTGCCTCTTTAATTCGATTTGTTTTGGCAATTCTTAAAGAGCTTGAAACAAAATATCTCATAGAATCATAATTAAACTTATCTTTTTTGCCTATGCCGTGCACCAATGAAAGAATAGGGGATTCAATCATTGCATTTTTCCCCTTTTTTGCCTTAAAATTAAGTTGTTTTAGCCTTTTATATATAAACTCGAATTCTTTGAGGGTTTTATTCTTTAAAAAACTGCCCTCATCCCCTTCAAAGACTCCAAATATAAAAATACGCTCAAACCGCGGCACAACTTTACCTTTTAAAATTTCCCCGATAGATTCGATAATTTTAAATTCCAATGTAATACCCCCCCCGTATTATTTTTTTATGTTTTAATACTTATTTTTAATACTTAAACCTTTTTATTATCCCTATAAGCTTTTCCAGCTCCCCGTAAACGGAAGCCGCTTCTTTGGCAGTGCTTGAAGACTGCTTCGAATTTGATGCGGCAAGATTCGATACCATTTCGATATTTTGGGAAATCTCGTTTGTTGCCGCCGTTTGCTCCTCTGATGCCGCGGCTATGGAATTAACCTGGTCTGCCAGGCCTACTATGTTTCTTTCTATGCTATTAAGCGATTCTCCCGCCTTTGAAGCATATTCCACCGATAAGCTGACTTCTTTCATCGTGGAATCCATCGAAGATTTTGTATTTTGGGTGCTTTGCTGTATGGTTTGAACCTTCGATACTATCTCTTTTGTTGCCTTAACCGTTCTTTCCGCAAGCTTTCTTACCTCATCCGCCACAACGGCAAATCCCCTTCCTGACTCTCCGGCGCGCGCGGCCTCTATTGCGGCATTAAGCGCCAGCAGGTTTGTCTGATCGGCTATATCGTTGATAACCGAGATTATTTCTCCAATCTCGTAAGAACCCTTTTCGAGCCCGTTTATTAGGCTTCCAAGTTCTTCCGTAAGAACGGCCACATTTTTAATACCGTTTATCGCCCTTTCGACTATGTCAAAGCCTTCTTTTGCACTGCCGGAAGCCTCTTTTGCGACACTGCTTAAATTTTGCGTATTTTTGGATATCTCTTTAATCGTCTGACTCATTTCTTCCGAGGCCGCTGCCACATGCGTCGAAAGCAAAGCCTGTTCTTTAGCCTTACCGCTTATTTCATCGACATGGGTTTCTATCGATGTGTTTACATCGACAATGGTCATGGCCTCTTCGGTTATAGATTTTACGATTTCTCTTATATCTATAATAAATTTGTTAAATTTGTTAGCGACGGATGTAATTTCATCATATACGGAATTTTTATAAACATCGCATTTTATGCAAATCTGCCCACCCGTATCTCCATACCGGTCTTGCTGCTTATCCCAGCATCTCGGCTCCAGTTCATCTTCTTTAAGCATGCAATTCTTGCTTTTCTTCATCATAATAGTTGTCTTATTATAACAGTCCATAGGAATAAGCTTGCTTAAATCTCCGTCTCCCCTTACAATATCGTTCAGCTTATCGTAAAGATTTTTTGTCGGCTTTATAAAGATAGATTTTAATAAACCATATATGGCTAAAATAGATAGAACAAGAAAGATAAAGGAAACGATAATAATGTTTCTCATAAAAATATTGGATGAGTTTACGGCATTTTTCATGGAATAAATAAGCTTAACCCCGCCGAGCGTCGTCCCGTCTTTAACCGTATGGCACATAAGGCAGTTTATACCCCTGGACATCTTTTTTGCG
This is a stretch of genomic DNA from Candidatus Acidulodesulfobacterium ferriphilum. It encodes these proteins:
- a CDS encoding NADH-quinone oxidoreductase subunit A; translation: MNGDSLNSFLPILIMLVIAILFAIFTIIASNFIGKKTYEIGKLKPYECGVEPTGDAHFRFDVKFYLVAIFFLLFDIEALFLFPWAVVFSELGLFGFIEMFMFIIILVIGLLYVWKKGALRWE
- a CDS encoding leucyl aminopeptidase, with translation MPRFERIFIFGVFEGDEGSFLKNKTLKEFEFIYKRLKQLNFKAKKGKNAMIESPILSLVHGIGKKDKFNYDSMRYFVSSSLRIAKTNRIKEAIFIIPGLPEEYYIKNGLFYMSSAVVEGALLGLYEFKKYKTKDDDKNNSKAGDIKIVGIHFDSLKAGKDKEENIKEGIGFGKITSQAANFARDIVNEPGNIATPEYLANIAKDLSAQEGIECEIFDEKEILKKGMLSFYGVAQGSKNPPRFIHLIYKPKNKTKKIKLKKIAIVGKGITFDSGGLSLKPADFMTTMKSDKSGACAVLGIMKYISNLDLNAEVHGIIAACENMPDGGAQRPDDIVKALNGKTIEIENTDAEGRLTLADALTFAENQGAEEIIDMATLTGACVVALGEYTSGVMGNDKGLIDSIIKTSEISGEKMWELPFDDNMQEKLLSPVADVKNVGNKYGGAITAGMFLEEFVSEKVKWCHIDIAGPAFTKTGFTYNPKGATGVGVRTMLYYLKQHKD
- a CDS encoding methyl-accepting chemotaxis protein, with amino-acid sequence MQAGGINKVDLNLIKKVSIKTKLLFLITFVFILILSFLTYYSVSSQNKMSVKMTSSDAVVTAKTVLSSLNAMMLNGTISKKSDRRQLFGIFKKIQGIKDVKVIRGEAVNKEFGPGLKHENPTTKFDKEILGSNKEIISIFNKNGHEYLKVGVPFVAKKMSRGINCLMCHTVKDGTTLGGVKLIYSMKNAVNSSNIFMRNIIIVSFIFLVLSILAIYGLLKSIFIKPTKNLYDKLNDIVRGDGDLSKLIPMDCYNKTTIMMKKSKNCMLKEDELEPRCWDKQQDRYGDTGGQICIKCDVYKNSVYDEITSVANKFNKFIIDIREIVKSITEEAMTIVDVNTSIETHVDEISGKAKEQALLSTHVAAASEEMSQTIKEISKNTQNLSSVAKEASGSAKEGFDIVERAINGIKNVAVLTEELGSLINGLEKGSYEIGEIISVINDIADQTNLLALNAAIEAARAGESGRGFAVVADEVRKLAERTVKATKEIVSKVQTIQQSTQNTKSSMDSTMKEVSLSVEYASKAGESLNSIERNIVGLADQVNSIAAASEEQTAATNEISQNIEMVSNLAASNSKQSSSTAKEAASVYGELEKLIGIIKRFKY